One window of the Rhipicephalus sanguineus isolate Rsan-2018 chromosome 2, BIME_Rsan_1.4, whole genome shotgun sequence genome contains the following:
- the LOC119383316 gene encoding elongation of very long chain fatty acids protein AAEL008004, whose translation MASYVMDFVEQLKSHADPRTKDFPLIGNPTMVLTLIAGYLYVVKVWGPRYMEDRKAYDLKHIIMAYNACMVMLNTFFFYKFLSHSYLGGGYSWICQGIDFQDPGSITIVSYCWWYFMVRILDFADTLFFLLRKKYSHISFLHVVHHSLVVWNGWLFITFGADGQGIMGVSINSFIHIVMYTYYFLSALGPSVQKYLWWKKYITTMQIVQFAVFIGFVCVPLFKDCGYPRFLTYLAASQCFFFLVLFVNFYIHTYVRTRRGEVHFFCGNYEATSQAKGDEQGTKNGMIVNENGAVTNGNGHVNGHLNGAGLKKREVKIRTH comes from the coding sequence ATGGCGAGCTACGTCATGGACTTTGTGGAACAACTCAAATCGCACGCTGACCCCCGCACAAAGGACTTCCCTTTGATCGGCAACCCGACGATGGTGCTGACCCTCATCGCCGGTTACCTGTACGTGGTCAAGGTGTGGGGGCCCCGGTACATGGAAGACCGCAAGGCCTACGACCTCAAGCACATCATCATGGCCTACAACGCCTGCATGGTAATGCTCAACACGTTCTTCTTCTACAAGTTTCTCTCGCACTCGTACCTGGGCGGCGGCTACAGCTGGATTTGTCAAGGCATCGACTTCCAAGACCCGGGTTCGATCACCATCGTTTCGTACTGCTGGTGGTACTTTATGGTGCGCATCCTGGACTTCGCCGACACGCtgttcttcctgttgcgcaagaAGTACAGCCACATCTCGTTCCTGCACGTCGTCCACCACAGCCTGGTCGTCTGGAACGGCTGGCTCTTCATCACGTTCGGGGCCGACGGCCAGGGCATCATGGGCGTCTCCATCAACTCGTTCATCCACATCGTCATGTACACGTACTACTTCTTGTCCGCTCTGGGACCCTCCGTGCAGAAGTACCTGTGGTGGAAGAAGTACATCACCACCATGCAGATTGTACAGTTCGCCGTTTTCATCGGGTTTGTCTGCGTGCCCTTGTTCAAGGACTGCGGCTACCCGCGCTTCCTGACCTATCTCGCCGCGTcccagtgcttcttcttcttGGTGCTCTTCGTCAACTTCTACATTCACACCTACGTCAGGACCAGGAGGGGAGAGGTGCACTTCTTCTGCGGCAACTACGAAGCCACTTCGCAGGCGAAGGGAGACGAGCAAGGGACGAAGAACGGCATGATCGTCAACGAAAACGGTGCCGTCACGAACGGCAACGGTCACGTGAATGGCCACCTAAACGGCGCTGGACTTAAGAAGAGGGAAGTCAAGATACGTACCCACTAA